Genomic segment of Sebaldella sp. S0638:
ATTTCCTAACCCAAGAGCACTTCCGCCGAATTTTCCCATCATTCCGCTTAATGTGCTTGTAAGCCCGCCTGCAAAAGTACTTCCAAGTACCTGTATCCCCTTGCTGAGCCCGCTTGTCAATTCACTCACTCCTGTAGCCGCAAATCCCGAAAGCATCGAACTCATACTCAAAGGCAGTCCGGATTCATTTTCTTCCACATGTGACAGCAATTTCCCCGATACTCTTACCGTAACATTAGCTTCCGAGCTTGAAGTCTGATTTATCGAATAATCTGATATACTTACATCTACACTTACTATTTCATCAGGACTCAAAATTATTCCTTGCTGCCCTCCCGCTAAAGAGCCTAATCCGGGTATGTTCCCCATCATTCCGCCAAGTCCGCCTGATTTAGGCGTATTTCCACCTGCCACAATTCCTGATGTTGCACCGCTTGGCATCGTTAGTCCCTTTCCACCTGTCAAGCCGCCGCCGGAATTCATTCCTCCCATTCCCGGCATTGAAGTTTCCTGTCTTGGCATAATTGTCATTCTAAATCTCATTTCTGTCTCCTCCTCTTATATTATGTATTAAAAACTATATTTATTATTCCCCGTTCTGCTGAAACTTTCACGGGTTAACTGATTTTAGCCCATGATAAACTTATTTTCTGTTCTTACCCCGCATTGAAACCCTTATTCCCAATTCAAGCCATATCAGCTTTATTTTCAATAATATAATCATTAAATATGAATTATTTAATTTATAATATCATATTCTGTAAAATGTTCATAGTATTTTATAAACACTGATCCATTCTCATTATCTCACGCCAATATGAACTCAATGTGAACTAAAAAAATTTATTTATTTAAATCGGCGAACAATAAAAAAGAGTATACCAAATAACTCAAAATATTTAGTATACTCAAATATATTTTCATATTACATTTATTCTTTTATTTCTATAATAGTGCTTTCGGGTTCCAGCTTCTGCACAAACTGCATCACTGTTTCCGCAGTTGCCACCTCTATCTCATCAGGTTTCTTTCTGTCCTTATGATCATCAAAGTGGACATTTCTCGCCACTAAAGGTCCCAATGTACGCTCCAGCATATTTACCTTGATTTTATGCGGTCTGAATCCGTTTACCTTAGTCCAGTTTATAGCATCTCTTCTTGTCTTTACTTTTTTGCCGGATTTTACATAAACATAAGCTTCCAGTACATATTGTACACAATTCTGATATTTATCAGACCATGCATTGGCATTTATAGAATAGACATTACCTTTGAACTTTTCTATTTCTTTACTCTTTATTGCCTCTTTAAGCTCTGTCTGAGTTTCTGCTGAAGGAATAAGTACAAGGCTGTCATATATAGAAACAGGTGCAAAAAACAAGGCCATTCCATCATCATATGTCCCTAATTCATCTGGATTTTCACAATTTTGAAGCAGATTCGTAACTACCCACTTCCCCTGTTCATCTTTCCATGCAATCCCGAGATGAGTATATGATATCCCGTGATTTTCCTTATTTTTCCTTGCCACAAATCCCAGCTCGGCATTATTGCTTTCCAAAAAATCTATGACTTTTCCTGTAAGATCAAAGACCTTTATCGCTTCTTCCCTTGATTTAGGCTCTGTTTTACATACAGATCCTACAGAAAACAAAGGAATTACGCATACCATAAATAAAAACAATATCCTTTTCAAAATTTTTCTCCTTGATTATTTTATCTTATTCCTCTTTCGCTGAGTCCGCTGTATTTCATATCAGAAGGAACCAGAACTATGGGTCTGTCCAGATTAGAAACAAGTATTCCCACATTGATTTTATCAAGTTCCATTACAGCTTCCGCGTTTAAAGCATACACTTCAAGTCCTTCTTCTGAAAAAATATCCTTTGCCCTTACAGTTTCCCCCTGAGCAACAAGATTATCAAAATATTCATATCTGTCCTTTATTGCATAATATCCGTCATCTGATGAAGCTGACAAAATAGCACTGCTGAAGAAAACATAAGACGATGCCTCCAATACTGCCAGACTGTCCAGTGAAACGTCAAATGAATTGTCATTTACACGAATATCAGCAAATACCTGTGTTCCAAAAATAACTGCTAAAATCAAAATTCCTATTTTTTTCATAAAATCACCTTCTATATTATTATTTTACTTTTACTATTTTTTTCTTCCCTGCTCTTATTATCATTCCTGCCTCAGGTGTAACCCT
This window contains:
- a CDS encoding DUF2145 domain-containing protein, whose translation is MKRILFLFMVCVIPLFSVGSVCKTEPKSREEAIKVFDLTGKVIDFLESNNAELGFVARKNKENHGISYTHLGIAWKDEQGKWVVTNLLQNCENPDELGTYDDGMALFFAPVSIYDSLVLIPSAETQTELKEAIKSKEIEKFKGNVYSINANAWSDKYQNCVQYVLEAYVYVKSGKKVKTRRDAINWTKVNGFRPHKIKVNMLERTLGPLVARNVHFDDHKDRKKPDEIEVATAETVMQFVQKLEPESTIIEIKE